Proteins encoded in a region of the Papio anubis isolate 15944 chromosome 14, Panubis1.0, whole genome shotgun sequence genome:
- the LOC101012188 gene encoding phosphate carrier protein, mitochondrial translates to MFSSVAHLARANPFNTPHLQLVHDGLGDLRSNPPAPTGQPRRPRNLAAAAVEEYSCEFGSAKYYALCGFGGVLSCGLTHTAVVPLDLVKCRMQVDPQKYKGIFNGFSVTLKEDGVRGLAKGWAPTFIGYSMQGLCKFGFYEVFKVLYSNMLGEENTYLWRTSLYLAASASAEFFADIALAPMEAAKVRIQTQPGYANTLRDAAPKMYKEEGLKAFYKGVAPLWMRQIPYTMMKFACFERTVEALYKFVVPKPRSECSKPEQLVVTFVAGYIAGVFCAIVSHPADSVVSVLNKEKGSSASQVLKRLGFKGVWKGLFARIIMIGTLTALQWFIYDSVKVYFRLPRPPPPEMPESLKKKLGLTQ, encoded by the coding sequence ATGTTCTCGTCCGTGGCGCACCTGGCGCGGGCGAACCCCTTCAACACGCCACATCTGCAGCTGGTGCACGATGGCCTCGGGGACCTCCGCAGCAACCCACCCGCGCCCACTGGCCAGCCCCGCCGCCCTCGCAACCTGGCAGCCGCCGCCGTGGAAGAGTACAGTTGTGAATTTGGCTCCGCGAAGTATTATGCACTGTGTGGCTTTGGTGGGGTCTTAAGTTGTGGTCTGACACACACTGCTGTCGTTCCCCTGGATTTAGTGAAATGCCGTATGCAGGTGGACCCCCAAAAGTACAAGGGCATATTTAATGGATTCTCAGTTACACTTAAAGAGGATGGTGTTCGTGGTTTGGCTAAAGGATGGGCTCCGACTTTCATTGGCTACTCCATGCAGGGACTCTGCAAGTTTGGCTTTTATGAAGTCTTTAAAGTCTTGTATAGCAACATGCTTGGAGAGGAGAATACTTATCTCTGGCGCACGTCACTATATTTGGCTGCCTCTGCCAGTGCTGAATTCTTTGCTGACATTGCCCTGGCTCCTATGGAAGCTGCTAAGGTTCGAATTCAAACCCAGCCAGGTTATGCCAACACTTTGAGGGATGCAGCTCCCAAAATGTATAAGGAAGAAGGCCTAAAAGCATTCTACAAGGGGGTTGCTCCTCTCTGGATGAGACAAATACCATACACCATGATGAAGTTCGCCTGCTTTGAACGTACTGTTGAAGCACTGTACAAGTTTGTGGTTCCTAAGCCCCGCAGTGAATGTTCAAAGCCAGAGCAGCTGGTTGTAACATTTGTAGCAGGTTACATAGCTGGAGTCTTTTGTGCAATTGTTTCTCACCCTGCTGATTCTGTGGTATCTgtgttgaataaagaaaaaggtaGCAGTGCTTCTCAGGTCCTCAAGAGACTTGGATTTAAAGGTGTATGGAAGGGACTGTTTGCCCGTATCATCATGATTGGTACCCTGACTGCACTACAGTGGTTTATCTATGATTCCGTGAAGGTCTACTTCAGGCTCCCTCGCCCTCCTCCACCGGAGATGCCAGAGTCTCTGAAGAAGAAGCTTGGGTTAACTCAATAG